In Brachyspira sp. SAP_772, one DNA window encodes the following:
- a CDS encoding PCRF domain-containing protein: MSIIDKLSSVENTYNDIVDKLNDANIKDNRVIQDLMKKKSEIEDIVNEYKKLKTVLKEIEDANEMLNHSDTDKELKNMALLEIEELNQKKENIINDLRLLLLPKDKNDG, encoded by the coding sequence ATGTCAATAATAGATAAACTTTCATCTGTAGAAAACACATACAATGATATAGTAGACAAATTAAATGATGCAAATATAAAAGACAATAGAGTAATACAGGATTTAATGAAAAAAAAGTCAGAAATAGAAGACATAGTAAATGAATATAAAAAACTAAAAACAGTATTGAAAGAAATAGAAGATGCAAATGAAATGCTTAATCATTCTGACACTGATAAAGAATTAAAAAATATGGCATTGCTTGAAATAGAAGAATTAAATCAAAAAAAAGAAAATATCATTAATGATTTAAGGCTTCTGCTCCTTCCAAAAGATAAGAATGATGG